The segment CAGACTCCTCTCGTGTTACTAGAAACTAGCGACTCACCCGGTATTGTAGCGCAATCGACGTAGCGCGGAAACCAACCCCGCGTCCCACGCCGCTAATCTCTCCCGACCCGGCGAAACAGTCGATAGGCGTTTTCAGTCGTCAGATTCGCAAATTCTGCGAGCGATTCCCCCCGAGCCGCCGCGACGCAAGCGGCGGTATGAGCGACGTACGCAGGCTCGTTCGGCCGTTTTCCCCGGACCGGCTCGGGACTGAGATAGGGGGAATCGGTCTCGATCAAGATCCGATCCTTCGGGACCATCGTCGCCACTTCCCGCAGATCGCCGCTCTTTTTGAACGTCACCATCCCGGCGAAGCTGATGTACATATCGAGGTCCAAGCATTGCTGCAGTAGCGCTGGCTCACCGGTAAACGAATGCATCACGCCCCGCAGCGGGCCCCGCTTCGCCGCCTCCTCAAGCATCACCACAATATCGTCGCCGCAGTCCCGCATATGGACGATGAACGGAAAGTCACGCTCTTGCGACAACCGCAGATGGCGATCGAAGTAATCT is part of the Blastopirellula sediminis genome and harbors:
- a CDS encoding TatD family hydrolase, translated to MNLFDTHAHLFDETLISQIDDVVARARAANVSRMLVVGTTAEDSAKAIEIAERFPEIFATVGIQPNYCGEVQPGDWERIVEMLEHPKVVALGETGLDRYWDNAPFDVQQDYFDRHLRLSQERDFPFIVHMRDCGDDIVVMLEEAAKRGPLRGVMHSFTGEPALLQQCLDLDMYISFAGMVTFKKSGDLREVATMVPKDRILIETDSPYLSPEPVRGKRPNEPAYVAHTAACVAAARGESLAEFANLTTENAYRLFRRVGRD